The sequence TCGGACGGCCGCGTCGAGGGGTGCCACGTGCGGCGCAGGTAAGCCGGGTCCCCGACGGCGAACGCGCTGAACCGCGAGCGCATGAGCTGCTCGGCCGTCGCCGCGGCCCGCGCGCCGCGGTGCAGCGGCGCGCAGCACTCGTCGTACGGCAGACCGGTGCAGCACGGGCAGCGCGTCGGGGTCACGGCCCCAGTATCGACGTCGGGTCCCGCACGCCGGGGACGACGAGGCCACGGTGGCCGGTCGCGGCGCGCGGTGGCGAGTCGCGGCACGCGGCGGGCTGCCGCAGGATCGTGCGATGACCTCGTCGTCCGGCTTCCGCCCGCCCGGTCCGCTGGGCCGCGGCGCCCGCGGGGTGGCGCTCGCCTTCCTCGTCTCCGGCACCGTGCACCTGGTGCGGCCGCGGGTGTTCGAGCCGATCGTGCCGCGCGCGCTGCCGGCACGGCCCGTGGTGCTGTGGTCCGGCGTCGCCGAGCTCGCGTGCGCGGTCGGCATGCTGACGCCCCGGACGCGCCGGCCCGCCGGGCTCGTGAGCGCCGCGCTGCTGGTCGTCGTCTTCCCGGCGAACGTGCAGATGGCCGTCGACTCCGTCGGCGCGGCGCGGCGACGGCCGACCCGCGGCCGCCTGGCGCGGGCGGGGATCACGGTCGCCCGGCTGCCGCTGCAGTGGCCGCTGGTGCGGTGGGCAGCGGGCGCGGGGCGCTGACGCCGGCCGGTCCCTGCTGACGCAAGGTCCTGTGCCCCGGGCAGCCGTTCCGCTGTGAGCCTATTGAGTTGACCACCCGGGGCGCCCGGGAGTCTGCTGGTGCCCGTCCGACGAGCCGCGCGGGGTCAGCCGCCGCGGAGCCGGATGTATCAGCGCGTGTCAGACCCTCTCGTTACCGTCTGGCGCGTCCGTCGGGCGCCGTCGCCCTCCCCCTGTCTGCTCCGCGCACCCGCGCGCCTGCACCACTGGAGTCCCGAGATGTCCGAGCCCGTGAGCACCCCGACCGCGGTGCCGCAGCCGCACCCCCACGAACCGGAGACCGACGAGCTGAGCGGGCCGGACCCGCGGCGCTGGCGGATCCTCGCGGTCATCGCCGTCACGCAGCTGATGCTGGTGCTCGACGCGTCGATCATGAACATCGCGCTGCCCTCGGCCGCCGCCGAGCTCGAGATCGCGGCGAACGACATCCAGTGGGCGGTGACGGCGTACACGCTCGCGTTCGGCGGTCTGCTCCTCCTCGGCGGACGCGTCGCCGACTACCTGGGCCGCAAGCGCGCGATGCTCATCGGGCTCATCGGGTTCGCGGTCGCCTCCGCCCTGGGCGGCGCAGCGCAGAACGAGGGCATGCTCTTCGGCGCGCGCGCTCTGCAGGGCGTCTTCGCGGCGCTCCTCGCGCCCGCCGCGCTCGCGCTGATCACCGTGACGTTCACCGAGTCCCACGAGCGCGCCAAGGCGTTCGGCGTGTTCGGCGCGATCTCGGGCGGCGGTGCCGCCATCGGCCTGCTCGCGGGCGGCGCCCTCACGGAGTACCTGGACTGGCGCTGGTGCCTCTACATCAACCTGCCGATCGCGCTGGTCACCGCGGTGATCGGGGTGCGCGTGCTGCGTGAGTCGCGTGCGCACGGCGACACGCGCTTCGACATCCTGGGCGCCCTGCTGTCGAGCGTCGGCCTGGTGGCGCTGGTCTACGCGTTCACCGAGGCGGCCAAGCAGACGACGGGTGCCGACGGCCTGCCGCAGGCGGTCGGCTGGAGCGACCCGCTCGTCGTCACGCTCCTCGGGGTCGCCGTCGTCCTCCTGGTCGCCTTCGTGCTCGTCGAGCGCGTCGTGCGGAACCCGCTGCTCCCGCTCCGCATCATCCTGGACCGCGACCGCGGCGGCTCCTACCTGATCTTCTTCCTGGTCGGCGCCGGTCTGTTCTCGATGTTCCTGTTCATGACGCTCTACTTCCAGTACGTCATGGGCTACGAGCCGCTCAAGGCGGGCTTCGCGTTCCTGCCGTTCTCCGTGTGCCTGATCCTGGTCGCGGGCTTCGTCGCCCGGCTCCTGCCCGTGGTCGGCGCGAAGCCGCTGATGATCGTCGGCCTGACCATGGCGATCGCGGGGATGCTGCTGCTCACGCGCACCGAGCCCGGCTCCGACTACTGGACCACGGTCTTCCCCGCCCTCGTGGTGCTGAGCATCGGCATGTCGATGGTGTTCATCCCCGTGTCCTCGACCGCGCTGATCGGCGTGGGCGGGCACGACGCCGGGATCGCCAGCGCGGTGCTGAACACCGCGCAGCAGGTGGGCGGCTCGCTGGGCCTCGCGCTGCTCAACACGCTCGCCCTGTCGGCGACCGCGGACAAGCTCGCGGACCTCATCGCCGGCGGTGCGGACCCGGCCTCGCCGGCCGTCGCCGCGTCGGCCAACGTCGCCGGGTACCACGTCGCGTACTTCGCGGGCGCGGCTCTGCTGGCCATCGCGCTAGCCGTCGCCGTCGCGATCGTCAAGGCGCGCAAGTCCGACCTGCCCACCGAGGGCGCGGTCGCCGCCTGAGTCGCGCGCGGTGGGGGCCGGCGCCTGGTCCCCACCGCGCCGTCCGGAGCACGCGCCGAGTCGTCGACGCCGTCACGTCCGCCGTCGGCCCCGCGGTCACGTCCGCCGTCGTCCCCGCGGTCATCGCCGCAGGCTTAGCTCCACGACGCCGAGATCGGTCGTCTTCCCGGGCTCGAGCACCACCTCGAGGTCGCTGGGCAGGTCGTACGCGAACGGGGAGATCAGCTGGCCGGGGAATGGGCCCGTGTCGTCCAGCGTGATCGTGACCGGCCCGGCGGGCAACCTCACCCAGCCGCGCTCGAGATAACCGCCCGGGATGTCCCCGCTCGTCGGGTTGCCGTCGCTCGCGCTCACCGAGTACCAGCCCGTCACCGGCGTGCCGCGGAACTCCAGGGCCGCCTTGAGCCGTCCGTACTGCGTACCCATCGCGACGTCGACGGTGCTCCCGGCAGCGACGCGCCGGTGCACGACGCCGTCGCTCCATCCGCGCTGCGACGACCTGACCGTCGCCACGGCACCACCCGGCAGACCGGTCAGCGAGTAGCGCCCGTCTGCACCCACGGTCGCGGGCCTGCTGCACCAGCCCGCCACGCAAGCGTAGACCTGGCGCGTCTCACCCGCGTCACCGCCGGTGACACGGCCGGTCAGCCGCACGAGCGGGCGCGCGGCTGCGCGCTCGGCGGCGGTGACGAGCCGCCCCGCGGTCAGCGTCACCTTGGTGCGGTCCCACCGGTACCCGTCGACCACGTACAGCCAGTACGAGCCCGGCTCGGCCCACATCTCCGGGCCTTCCGCGACGAGCCGGCCCGCGAGCGAGACCAGAGCGGTCCGCTGCGGGTGCGGATAGCGCACGCCGCCCTTGCTGTGGGTCACGATGCTCGTGCTCGTCGTCGCGCCCGCCTGGACCTTCACCCGCAACGGCGCCGCCGTCAGCCGCTGCGGCTGGGAGGTGCGCGAGCTCGACCGGGCGATCGCGAGCGTGTAGGTCCCGGACCGGAGCCCCGTGAAGCGGTACACGCCCTTGGCGTCCGTGGTGACGGAGGCCTGCTTCGTCGCGGTGACCGTCACGCCGCTCTGCGCTACGCCGCCGTGCAGGACCTTGCCGGTCAGGGTGCCGCCGAGCCGCGCGGGGGTCGTGACGTGCGTCGTCGCGCCAGGACGGACGACGACGACCTCGGACCGGTAGGGCAGGTAGCCCCGCGCCGGGAACGACGTCACCACCCGGTACCGACCCGGCGTGAGCCGGCTGAAGGCGTAGGTGCCGTCCTCCTGCACCTTCGTGTACCGGTGCTGGCCGGTGCCGCCCGGGGACTCGATCAGGACGTGCTCGCCGGCCAGCTGCGGCAGCCGTCCGTCGACGGACCCCAGCGCCTCGACCGCGATGTCGACCCGCACGTCAGCAGTGGCCGTCCCCCGCAGCTCGACCGCCTGCCAGGCGTGCTCGCTCGCGCCCCCGGCGCCGACGAACTCCGGGGCGAAGTCCTTGCGCTGCACCAGCCCGCCGAGCGGGTCGACGTTCGCGTACAGCACCCATCCGGTGAGGTCGGGCGGCAGGTCGAGCGAGTAGGTCCCTGCACTGGTCGTCGTCGTCTCGCCGTACCCCCCGTCGCTGGGCGCATACCAGCCGACCACCACGCCCTTGCCCGCGGGGGCACCCGCGAGGGTCACCGTCCCGGAGACGGCGTGGTCGGCCGCGGCGGCGGGGGCAGCGAGGCCCGCCGCGAGCGCCAGAGCAAGGACGGGGGCGACGAGCATCCGTGCACGCATGTGACGGAGTATGGCAGCGCGGCGCGACCGTGCCGAGGGTTCTGGTGCACCGGAACCCTCGCCGCGCCCCGGACGCACCCGGCGCCGGGTCCGGGTCACCGGGCCGGGGTCACGCCTCCTCGAAGCGCACGAGCCGTCGCGCGACGTCCGCCTCGACGAGCCGGACGCGCAGCCTGGTGCCCGCGACGAGGTCGGTGCCGGCGACCCGCGCGCGCACGACGGGGTCGGCGAGCTGCAGGATGCCCGACGAGCCGTCGTCGCGGACGTCGACCACCACGCCCTCGAGCTCCTGACCCTCCCGGCCCGCGAGCAGCGCGGCCTCGACCAGGTCCAGGCAGCCGCGCTCGTACGCCGACGCCCGGCGGTCCCCCGCCGCCATGAGCGCGGGCAGCTCCGGGAGCGCGGCGCGGGTCGGCTCGTCGGGCTCCACCCCCGCGCTGACCGCGAGGCAGACCTGCGTCGTGAACCGGTCGACCAGGCGGCGCAGCGGCGCGGTCACGTGCGCGTACGGGGCGGCGATCGCACCGTGGCCCGGGTGCTCCGGACGCGCGCCGTCGAATGCGACGTACGCCGCGCCGCGCAGCAGCGTCGTCGCCTCGGCCAGCACGGCGGCGTGCCGCGGGTCCGCCGCGTCGAGCGTCGCGAGCACCTGGCCCGGCGGCGTCCCGGTGGGCCAGTCGACCCCGAGCGCGAGCGCCGTCCGCCGGAGCCGGTCGACGTCCCCGTCCTGGGCCTCCGGCAGCGTCCGCAGGACGCCGACCCGAGCGTCGAGCATCAGGTCCGCCGCGCACATCCCGGTGAGCAGCGAGATCTGCGCGTTCCACTCCTCGACGGGCAGCGTCCGCCGGCTCGTCAGCCGCCAGCCACCGCCCGGGACCGGCTCGACCTCCTGCTCCGGGGTGGGCAGCGTGATGCCGCCGCGTGCCCGCTCGGCGGCCACGCGGAGATCACCGACCTCGCGGAGCAGCGCCAGCGCGCCGTCGCCCGCTCCGGGTCCCGTGCGGTCGACGATCGCCCGCTGGGCCTCGTCGTACGTGAGCCGCGCGGTGCTGCGGACGGTCGCGCGCCCCACGCGGACCGACTGCGGCGTGCCCGCCTCGTCCAGGTCGATCTCCCACAGCGCGGCGGGCGCCGCCTGACCGGGCAGCAGGCTCGCCGCGCCCTCGCTGAGCTCCGGCGGGTGCAGCGGCGTGCGGCCGTCCGGCGCGTACAGCGTCGTCACGCGGGCCCGGGCCTCGGTGTCGATCGCCCCGCCCGGCAGCACCCACGCGGCGACGTCGGCGATCGCGTAGTGCACGCGGTAGCCCGAGCCGCGGCGCTCGAGGTGCAGCGCCTGGTCGAGGTCCATCGAGCCGGGCGGGTCGATGGTCAGCAGCGGGAGGTCGCGCAGGTCGGCGCGCTCGACGTCGCCGGCGGGGCCCGCAGCGGCGCGGGCCCGCGCCTCGGCGGTCACCGCCGCCGGGAAGGCCGCGGGGACGTCCAGCTCGGCGCGGAGCGCGGCGAGGCCGCGTCGGACCGCGGCGTCGACGTCGCGGCTGCGGTCCGGCTCCGCGAGCGGGGGGAGGCGCAGGTGTCGGCGGGGCACCAGCCGAGCGTAGGGCGAGCGACGTCCCGCCACAGGTCGGACGGCGCACGCGGGGCGCAGCGCACGGTCGGCGCGGCGCCCCGCTCGGGGCCGTCGAGGCGCCCTCGGTCAGCCCTGCGGGCGCTGCGGGTCCGTCGGGTCCGTGGGCTCGGCAGGGTCCGTCGGCCCGGCGGGCGCCGGCTCGTCGGACGGGGCCGCGGCCTGCGGCGGGGACGGGACGTCCGCGGGCGGAGCGGGCGGGACGGCGACGACCGGAGGCGGCGCGACCGGCGGGACCGCGCCCGCGGGCGGCATCGAGCCGACAGGGGCGGCGGCGGGCGGGGCCGCGCCGTAGGCCGCGTCCCCGGCGGCCGGGACGGCGTCGTACGCCGGGTGCGGCTCGAGGCCCTCGCGCCGCGACGAGCGGCGGCGCAGCAGCACCACGGTGATGACCACGACGAGCGCCAGGAGCACCAGGCCGGCGAGCAGCCAGACCAGCGTGAGGATCGGGAAGCCGTTGCCGGAGTCGCTCGCGACGGCGTTGATCTCGAGGACGTCGCCGGCCTCGCCCGCCCAGGTCACGGAGTTGCCGTCGATCGCGCCGTTGGCCTCCTCGACGTCGCCGGGGAACGTGAAGGTGATCGTGACCTCGCCGCCCGTGGCGCTCTCGCCCAGCTGGCTGCTCGACAGGTCGAGCTCGCCGTCGACGGTGAACTTCCCGTCGGCGTGGGAGATCTGCATCTCCTCGTCGCCGCCGAACTCGTCGAGCGGCACGTCCGCGAACGTGTAGGTGCGCCCGACGTAGTCCCCCTCCTCGTAGGGCTCGGAGGTGGTCTTGCCGTTGTCGAACAGGTCCTCGTCGCTGCCGAGCACGTCGTCGACCGACCCGCCCGTCGTCTCGAGGAGCTGCTTGTCGATCGCGACGAGCATCGTCCCGTCGACGGTGTCGTCCGTCGTGAACGTCGCCTGCAGGTCGACCTTCATGCACCCCGACAGGACGAGCAGCAGCGCCGCGACCGTCCCGAGGAGCGCGAGCGGGCGTGCCGGCCGTCGCTTCGTCGTCATCATGGCGCCCATCCTGTCGGACGTCGTCCCTGGGGCCCAGCGCGATCCACAGGTCGGTCTGCTAGGCGCCGGGACCCGGGGCTACGCTGCAGCGGTGCACCGGATCTTCACGACGAGCGTCGCCTCCGTGTACCCCCTGTACGTCGCCAAGGTGGAACGCAAGGGCCGCACCGCGGCGGAGGTCGACGAGGTCGTCCGCTGGCTGACCGGCTTCGACGACGCCGAGCTGCGCGGCCATCTCGAGGCGGGGACGACGTTCGCGGACTTCTTCGCCGCCGCCCGGCTCAACCCGGGCGTCTCGCTCATCACGGGGACGGTGTGCGGCGTGCGCGTCGAGGAGATCGAGGACCCGCTCATGCAGCAGATCCGCTACCTCGACAAGCTGGTCGACGAGCTGGCCAAGGGCAGACCCCTGGCGAAGGTGCTGCGCGCCTGACGCGGGAGCGCGCCGGCGGAGCCGGACGGGCGTGCACCGCGCGTATCGTGTGCCGGTGCGGCCGCTCCCCCGTCGGCCCGGAGGGAGAACGGTGCCCGCGACGACGCAGGACGCCGACGGAGGCGCTCGCCCCCTGGTCGAGTGCGAGTCCCTGGTGCGCATCCACCAGCACGGCACGGTGGAGGTCCAGGCGCTGCAGGGGCTCGACCTCACGGTGGGCGCGGGCGAGATGATCGCGGTCGTCGGCCCGTCCGGTGCCGGCAAGTCCACGCTGCTCGCGGTGCTCGCGGGCGCCGACCGGCCGACCGCCGGCCGGGCGCGCGTCGACGGCTGGGACCTCACCGACCTGACGCGCGCGCAGCGCCTGGCCTACCGGCGCTCGGTCGTCGGGTTCGTGCGGCAGCAGACCGCGCGCAACCTCGTGCCCTACCTGACCGCGCGCGGCAACGTGGAGCAGCCGCTGGCGCTGGCCGGTCACCCGCGCCGGACCCGGGCCGCGCGCGCCGACGAGCTGCTGGACGCCGTGGGCGTCGCGTCCTGCGCCGACCGGCTCCCGGCGCAGATGTCCGGCGGCGAGCAGCAGCGCACCGCGATCGCCGTCGCGCTGGCGAACGGTCCCCGGCTCCTGCTGGCCGACGAGCCCACCGGCGAGCTGGACTCCGCGACCGCGCAGGAGGTGTTCGGCACGCTGCGCGCCGCCCAGCGCGAGGCCGGCGTCACGGTCGTGGTCGTCACGCACGACCCCGCCGTGAGCGACCAGGTGGAGCGCACGGTCGCGGTGCGGGACGGCCGGACGAGCACCGAGACGCTGCGCCGCACCGAGGTCGCCGACGACGGGGCGGCACGCGTGATCGCGCAGGAGTACGCGGTCATGGACCGCGCCGGACGCGTGCAGGTGCCACGCGAGTACCGCGAGGCGCTGGCCCTCACCCGGCGCGTCCGGCTCGCGCTCGAGGCCGACCGGGTGTCGCTGCTGCCCGACCGGCAGGCGGGGTGAGCGCCACCGGGGCCACGCCAGCCACGGCTGCCGCGCCCGTGCTGGCGGTCCGCGGCGTGCGGCGCACGTACGGCTCGGGACGGACGGCGGTGCACGCGCTGCGCGACGTGTCGTTCGAGGCGGCGGCGGGCGAGCTCGTCGCCCTGGTGGGGCGGTCCGGGTCCGGCAAGACGACGCTGCTCAACGTGGTCGGCGGCCTCGACCGACCGGACGCCGGCCAGGTGCTGGTCGCGGGGACGGACGTCACGGCGCTCGACGACGACGGGCTCGACGACCTGCGGCGGGACGCGGTCGGGTTCGTCTTCCAGACCTTCGGTCTGCTCACCGACCTCACGGCGGTCGAGAACGTGGGGCTTCCGCTGCGCCTGCGGCACCTCCCCGTGGCCGACCGGGAACGACGAGCGCGCCTGCTGCTCGACCTCGTCGGTCTCGGCGACCACACCGAGCAGCGGCCCGACGAGATGTCGGGCGGCCAGATGCAGCGCGTCGCCATCGCGCGGGCCCTGGCCACCTCGCCCCGCCTGCTCGTGGCCGACGAGCCCACCGGCCAGCTCGACACCGACACCGGCCTGGCCGTCATGGCGCTCATCCGCGGCGTGGTGGAGGCCGAGGGGATGACGGCCCTCGTCGCGACGCACGACCCCGTGATGATCGCCCTCGCCGACCGCGTGCTGCGGATCGTCGACGGCCGGCTCGTCGATGCCTGACCGGCGCCGCCCCTCGCACGGTCCGGCCTGGCGACGCGCGGCCGCGCAGCGCGCCCTGCTCGGCGCGGTCCTGCTCGTCACGGTGCTGGGCTCCGCGCTCGTGGGCACGGGGGCGCTCCTGGTGGGTCCGGGGCTGTGGACCGCCGTCGACTCGGCGGCGGCAGCCGCGGAACGGTCCGCCGCGGCACCCGCTGAGCAGGGCACGGGACGGGCGGACCTCGTCACGGTCACGGCCGGCACCACGGACACCCGGGACGCCTCCGACGCCGTCCCACCCGGCGCGCGGACCACGGTCGACGAGCTGCGGCCGCTGCTCCTCGACGCGCTCGCCCCCCTCGACGCGACGCTCTCGGTGTGGGTCTCCACGCCGCCCGCCCGCCTCCCGGGCGACGCGGTCCGGCGCGGCTACCTGCTCGACGCGGACACGCTCACCGAGCACGCCACGCTCGTGCAGGGACGCTGGCCCGCGGCCGGGACCGGCACCGCCGCAGCGCCGCTCGAGGTCGCCGTGCCGCGTGCCACCGCCGAGCTCCTCGGCCTCACGGTGGGCGACGCCCTCACGCTCGGTGCGACGCCGGGCACACCGAGCGGAGCGGGCACGGGCGGAACTGGGGGGACCGCGCTCGTCGTCGTCGGCGTCCTCGAGCCCGACGCGTCATCGAGCTGGCGCCGCGACCGGCTGCGCGGCGCGGGGACGGACACCGGCGGCGCGCTCGCGCTGACCGGCCCGTTCGTCGTGCCCACGGGCGCGCTGCTGGCCGAGGACGCCCCCGTCGGCAGGCTCAGCGTCGAGGCCGACGCCGAGCTCACGGGCCACCCGCGCGCCCTCGGCCCCGTCGCGAGGCGCCTGACGCTGCTCGACGACGCCGTCGGCACGGCGCTGGGCGACGACGTCGCGTACGCGACCGTCGACGCCGCCCTCCCGCGTCTGGTCGACGACGGGCGCGGCCGGCTCACGCTCACCACGTCGACGGTGCTCACCGCGCTCCTGCTCGTCGTGACGCTCACGGGGGCGGCCCTCGCGCTGCTCGCGCGACTGCTCGCCGCGCGCCGCAGCGCCGACACCGCGCTGCTGGTCGACCGCGGTGCGAGCCGCCGCCAGCTCGCCGCCGCGGCCGGCGTCGAGGGGCTCGTCCTGTCGCTCGCGGCCACGGTCCTCGCGGTGCCGCTCGCCGCGGCCGGCTACGCGCTGCTGACGCGCGTCGGTCCCGCGGCCGACGCGTGGGAGCTCGCGTCGCCGCTGCGGCTCGACGCCGCTGCCTGGGGGCTGCTCGTCGGGTGCGTGGCGGCGTGCACGCTCGCGCTCGCGACGGTCGGCGTGGTGCTCGCGGTGCGTGGCGCGGGCGGCGGGCGGCCGCGGCGGCACGCCGCGGCGGGGACGGTCGCGCGCTCCGGTGCGGACGTCCTGCTCGTCGCGCTCGCCGTGCTGGGCTACCAGCAGCTGCGCGCGCACCGGCTCTCGCTGGACGCCCCGGACCCGGTGCTCGTCCTCGCGCCGGCGCTGTGCCTGGTCGCGGCCGCCGCGCTGACGCTGCGCGCCGTCGGTCCCGTCGCGCGCGTCGCGGAGGTCGCCGCACGCCGCGGACGCGGCCTGGCGGTCCCGCTGGCGGGCTGGCAGGTGGCCCGTGGACGGACCGCGGCGGGCGTGTTCCTGGCCGCGCTCGCGGCGTCGTCCGCGACGTTCGCGGTGTCCTTCCAGGCCACCTGGGTCACGTCCCAGCACGACCAGGCGGACGCGGCGGTCGGGGCGGACGTGCGGGTCGCGGCCGACGGGTCGCCCGGTCAGGGCGAGCGCCTCGCCGGGTCCGCGACGTCCGCCGTGCCCGACGACGTGGCCCTCGTCGTCGCGGCGGCGGCCAACCGCTCCGTCACGCTCGGCTCGCGCGCCGGCGGCGGCAGGCTCGTCGCGATCGACACGCGCCAGGCGGGCACGCTCGTCCGAGGACGGCTCGACGACGGCGCCGGCTGGGCCGGGTTGACCGCCGGGCTACCGCCCGACGAGCCGGTCGCCGCGCTCGTCGTCCACGGGGACCGCGTGCCGGTCGAGGTGACGGGCGGGTTCGCCGACGCGGACGGGACGGCACCCGCGAGCGTGAGCCTGGTGCTCGAGGGCGAGCACGGCGAGCGCGTCGTCGTGCCCGGACCGGACGTCGTGCTCGACGGCCGGCCGCACCGCGGCACGGTCGTCGCTCCCGCCGACGCCACCTGGCGCGTCATCGGTGCCCACGTCGTCGTCGAGGGCGGCACGGACCTGCCGGAGGCGGCCGAGGCGCGGCTCGAGGTCGCGGTGCGCGTCCCGGGCGCGCAGCCGTCGGCGGGGACGTGGACCGCGTTCGGCGACGCGGATGCGCTCACGGGTCAGGCGGTCGCCACGACCGCCGCGGACGCGATCGGGTTCACCGCGGCGGTCTCCGTGTTCTCCCTCGGGTTCTCGACCGTGGACGTCGTCGTCGCGGGGTTCCCACCCACCGCCCGGGTGCCCGTGCTGGCCGCGGCACCGCTGGCCGACGCGCTGGGGCTGGCGCCGGGCGACACCCTCGACCTCGGCGTCGGGGGGACCGTGCTGCCCGCGGTGGTCGACGGCATCGCCCCGTACGTCCCCGCCGCGGGCGACGAGGCGGCCGTCCTCGCCGACGTCGACGCCGTGTCGCGCGCCCTG is a genomic window of Cellulomonas fulva containing:
- a CDS encoding DoxX family protein — encoded protein: MTSSSGFRPPGPLGRGARGVALAFLVSGTVHLVRPRVFEPIVPRALPARPVVLWSGVAELACAVGMLTPRTRRPAGLVSAALLVVVFPANVQMAVDSVGAARRRPTRGRLARAGITVARLPLQWPLVRWAAGAGR
- a CDS encoding MFS transporter, translating into MSTPTAVPQPHPHEPETDELSGPDPRRWRILAVIAVTQLMLVLDASIMNIALPSAAAELEIAANDIQWAVTAYTLAFGGLLLLGGRVADYLGRKRAMLIGLIGFAVASALGGAAQNEGMLFGARALQGVFAALLAPAALALITVTFTESHERAKAFGVFGAISGGGAAIGLLAGGALTEYLDWRWCLYINLPIALVTAVIGVRVLRESRAHGDTRFDILGALLSSVGLVALVYAFTEAAKQTTGADGLPQAVGWSDPLVVTLLGVAVVLLVAFVLVERVVRNPLLPLRIILDRDRGGSYLIFFLVGAGLFSMFLFMTLYFQYVMGYEPLKAGFAFLPFSVCLILVAGFVARLLPVVGAKPLMIVGLTMAIAGMLLLTRTEPGSDYWTTVFPALVVLSIGMSMVFIPVSSTALIGVGGHDAGIASAVLNTAQQVGGSLGLALLNTLALSATADKLADLIAGGADPASPAVAASANVAGYHVAYFAGAALLAIALAVAVAIVKARKSDLPTEGAVAA
- a CDS encoding MSCRAMM family protein, which produces MRARMLVAPVLALALAAGLAAPAAAADHAVSGTVTLAGAPAGKGVVVGWYAPSDGGYGETTTTSAGTYSLDLPPDLTGWVLYANVDPLGGLVQRKDFAPEFVGAGGASEHAWQAVELRGTATADVRVDIAVEALGSVDGRLPQLAGEHVLIESPGGTGQHRYTKVQEDGTYAFSRLTPGRYRVVTSFPARGYLPYRSEVVVVRPGATTHVTTPARLGGTLTGKVLHGGVAQSGVTVTATKQASVTTDAKGVYRFTGLRSGTYTLAIARSSSRTSQPQRLTAAPLRVKVQAGATTSTSIVTHSKGGVRYPHPQRTALVSLAGRLVAEGPEMWAEPGSYWLYVVDGYRWDRTKVTLTAGRLVTAAERAAARPLVRLTGRVTGGDAGETRQVYACVAGWCSRPATVGADGRYSLTGLPGGAVATVRSSQRGWSDGVVHRRVAAGSTVDVAMGTQYGRLKAALEFRGTPVTGWYSVSASDGNPTSGDIPGGYLERGWVRLPAGPVTITLDDTGPFPGQLISPFAYDLPSDLEVVLEPGKTTDLGVVELSLRR
- a CDS encoding RNB domain-containing ribonuclease, coding for MPRRHLRLPPLAEPDRSRDVDAAVRRGLAALRAELDVPAAFPAAVTAEARARAAAGPAGDVERADLRDLPLLTIDPPGSMDLDQALHLERRGSGYRVHYAIADVAAWVLPGGAIDTEARARVTTLYAPDGRTPLHPPELSEGAASLLPGQAAPAALWEIDLDEAGTPQSVRVGRATVRSTARLTYDEAQRAIVDRTGPGAGDGALALLREVGDLRVAAERARGGITLPTPEQEVEPVPGGGWRLTSRRTLPVEEWNAQISLLTGMCAADLMLDARVGVLRTLPEAQDGDVDRLRRTALALGVDWPTGTPPGQVLATLDAADPRHAAVLAEATTLLRGAAYVAFDGARPEHPGHGAIAAPYAHVTAPLRRLVDRFTTQVCLAVSAGVEPDEPTRAALPELPALMAAGDRRASAYERGCLDLVEAALLAGREGQELEGVVVDVRDDGSSGILQLADPVVRARVAGTDLVAGTRLRVRLVEADVARRLVRFEEA
- a CDS encoding LppM family (lipo)protein, whose translation is MMTTKRRPARPLALLGTVAALLLVLSGCMKVDLQATFTTDDTVDGTMLVAIDKQLLETTGGSVDDVLGSDEDLFDNGKTTSEPYEEGDYVGRTYTFADVPLDEFGGDEEMQISHADGKFTVDGELDLSSSQLGESATGGEVTITFTFPGDVEEANGAIDGNSVTWAGEAGDVLEINAVASDSGNGFPILTLVWLLAGLVLLALVVVITVVLLRRRSSRREGLEPHPAYDAVPAAGDAAYGAAPPAAAPVGSMPPAGAVPPVAPPPVVAVPPAPPADVPSPPQAAAPSDEPAPAGPTDPAEPTDPTDPQRPQG
- a CDS encoding DUF2200 domain-containing protein — translated: MHRIFTTSVASVYPLYVAKVERKGRTAAEVDEVVRWLTGFDDAELRGHLEAGTTFADFFAAARLNPGVSLITGTVCGVRVEEIEDPLMQQIRYLDKLVDELAKGRPLAKVLRA
- a CDS encoding ABC transporter ATP-binding protein is translated as MPATTQDADGGARPLVECESLVRIHQHGTVEVQALQGLDLTVGAGEMIAVVGPSGAGKSTLLAVLAGADRPTAGRARVDGWDLTDLTRAQRLAYRRSVVGFVRQQTARNLVPYLTARGNVEQPLALAGHPRRTRAARADELLDAVGVASCADRLPAQMSGGEQQRTAIAVALANGPRLLLADEPTGELDSATAQEVFGTLRAAQREAGVTVVVVTHDPAVSDQVERTVAVRDGRTSTETLRRTEVADDGAARVIAQEYAVMDRAGRVQVPREYREALALTRRVRLALEADRVSLLPDRQAG
- a CDS encoding ABC transporter ATP-binding protein is translated as MSATGATPATAAAPVLAVRGVRRTYGSGRTAVHALRDVSFEAAAGELVALVGRSGSGKTTLLNVVGGLDRPDAGQVLVAGTDVTALDDDGLDDLRRDAVGFVFQTFGLLTDLTAVENVGLPLRLRHLPVADRERRARLLLDLVGLGDHTEQRPDEMSGGQMQRVAIARALATSPRLLVADEPTGQLDTDTGLAVMALIRGVVEAEGMTALVATHDPVMIALADRVLRIVDGRLVDA